The following proteins are co-located in the Spea bombifrons isolate aSpeBom1 chromosome 3, aSpeBom1.2.pri, whole genome shotgun sequence genome:
- the PAX1 gene encoding paired box protein Pax-1, translated as MEQAYGEVNQLGGVFVNGRPLPNAIRLRIVELAQLGIRPCDISRQLRVSHGCVSKILARYNETGSILPGAIGGSKPRVTTPNVVKHIREYKQGDPGIFAWEIRDRLLADNVCDKYNVPSVSSISRILRNKIGNLSQPSQYENSKQQTSQATLPYNHIYQYPYPNPMSPGSTKMGSHHPGVHMPTGHVSIARSWPSAHSVNNILGIRTFMEQTGAIAGAEGSVYSPKMEEWASVNRTGFPTSQNINCIEKAAVDPDMKYPQTASSLSSVGSFVPACAYPSTNQYGVYGGPGAGYVTPGHHWQAQGSPLAHHGPSVTVHGGEIAAPMTFKHQVREVVSRKQTSPVIKSHEAHNNNNIHGLSIPASSS; from the exons ATGG AGCAAGCCTATGGAGAAGTGAACCAACTGGGTGGTGTGTTTGTGAATGGAAGACCTCTTCCCAATGCCATCAGACTGCGGATAGTGGAGCTGGCCCAGCTAGGAATCAGACCTTGTGATATAAGTAGACAGTTACGTGTGTCCCATGGATGTGTGAGTAAAATCCTGGCTAGGTATAACGAGACTGGCTCCATCCTACCAGGGGCTATTGGTGGAAGCAAACCCAGAGTCACCACTCCTAATGTGGTGAAACACATCAGGGAATACAAACAAGGAGATCCAGGCATCTTTGCTTGGGAAATTCGAGACAGGCTGCTGGCTGACAACGTCTGCGACAAGTACAACGTTCCTTCTGTAAGTTCAATTAGCAGGATTTTGAGGAATAAAATTGGCAATCTGTCTCAGCCAAGCCAATATGAAAATTCCAAGCAGCAGACATCACAAGCCACACTGCCATATAATCACATCTATCAATATCCCTATCCTAACCCGATGTCACCTGGGTCAACAAAGATGGGCAGTCATCACCCTGGAGTGCATATGCCCACTGGACATGTCAGCATTGCGAGATCCTGGCCATCCGCCCATTCTGTCAACAACATTCTGGGTATCCGCACCTTTATGGAACAAACAG GAGCTATTGCTGGAGCTGAGGGCTCAGTCTACTCCCCCAAAATGGAAGAATGGGCAAGTGTTAATAGGACAGGGTTCCCTACCTCCCAGAATATTAACTGTATTGAAAAGGCTGCTGTGGATCCTGACATGAAGTACCCTCAG ACTGCCTCAAGCTTGTCTTCCGTGGGAAGTTTTGTCCCTGCTTGTGCCTACCCTTCTACCAACCAATATGGGGTGTATGGTGGACCTGGAGCTGGTTATGTTACCCCAGGGCATCATTGGCAGGCACAAGGCAGCCCCCTAGCTCATCATGGGCCAAGCGTGACTGTTCATGGAGGAGAAATTGCAGCCCCTATGACCTTCAAGCACCAAGTCAGGGAAG